From the genome of Punica granatum isolate Tunisia-2019 unplaced genomic scaffold, ASM765513v2 Contig00426, whole genome shotgun sequence, one region includes:
- the LOC116190366 gene encoding uncharacterized protein LOC116190366 translates to MEKIQHTTVRTNGINMHVATAGSGPDSILFVHGFPELWYTWRHQMVSLAALGYRTIAPDLRGYGDTDAPPSHESYTAFHIVGDLVGLLDSMGIEKVFLVGHDWGAAIAWYFCLFRPDRIKALVNMSVVFHPRNPNRKPVDGLRAILGDDYYICRFQAPGEIEEDFARADTANIMKFFLVSRNPRPPQIPKEGFSCLANSRQMDLPSWLSEEDINYYASKFSEKGFTGGLNYYRVMNLNWELTAPFTGLQIKVPAKFMVGDLDITYNTPGTKEFIHNGGLKKHVPFLQEVVVMEGVAHFINQEKPEEVTAHIYDFIKKF, encoded by the exons ATGGAGAAGATACAGCACACGACCGTCCGTACAAACGGCATAAACATGCATGTTGCCACCGCCGGCTCCGGCCCCGACTCCATCCTCTTCGTCCACGGCTTCCCCGAACTCTG GTACACCTGGCGCCACCAGATGGTCTCCCTCGCTGCCCTTGGCTACAGAACCATTGCTCCCGACCTACGGGGCTACGGCGACACGGATGCACCGCCCTCACACGAGTCCTACACGGCCTTCCACATCGTTGGGGACCTCGTTGGGCTTCTCGACTCGATGGGCATCGAGAAGGTTTTCTTGGTGGGGCACGACTGGGGTGCCGCGATCGCTTGGTACTTTTGCCTGTTTCGACCTGATAGGATCAAGGCTTTGGTCAACATGAGCGTTGTGTTCCATCCCAGGAACCCGAACCGGAAGCCTGTCGATGGGTTGAGGGCTATTCTTGGGGATGACTACTATATTTGCAGGTTTCAG GCACCTGGAGAAATTGAGGAAGATTTTGCACGTGCTGATACTGCAAATATCATGAAGTTTTTTCTAGTGTCTCGTAATCCCCGTCCTCCTCAAATTCCGAAAGAAGGATTTTCATGCCTGGCCAACTCTCGTCAGATGGACTTGCCTTCTTGGCTCTCGGAGGAAGACATAAATTATTATGCCAGTAAATTTAGCGAGAAGGGCTTCACTGGAGGATTGAACTATTATCGAGTTATGAACCT AAACTGGGAGCTTACAGCACCATTTACAGGTTTACAAATCAAAGTGCCAGCCAAATTCATGGTTGGGGACCTCGACATCACCTATAATACTCCTGGTACCAAGGAATTTATCCATAATGGCGGCCTAAAGAAGCACGTGCCCTTCTTGCAAGAAGTGGTTGTGATGGAAGGAGTGGCTCACTTCATCAACCAGGAGAAGCCAGAGGAGGTTACTGCCCACATCTACGACTTCATCAAGAAATTCTGA
- the LOC116190360 gene encoding 60S ribosomal protein L18-like, with amino-acid sequence MAEAVLGSVVESLTGHLLFLVSQEIGLGRGVSAELSTDVLRLQRVTGGGSRILNEVPLRGRRNAREAMKRFGPAPGVPHRHTKPYVLSKGKKIERARGKRNGRGFQV; translated from the exons ATGGCCGAAGCGGTTCTCGGGAGTGTTGTGGAGTCCCTCACCGGACACCTTCTTTTCCTCGTCTCTCAGGAGATCGGACTAGGACGCGGTGTCAGTGCTGAGCTCTCTACTGATGTTTTGCGCCTTCAGAGAGTGACTGGAGGAGGTAGCCGGATCCTCAATGAG GTTCCGTTGAGAGGCCGGAGGAATGCTCGTGAGGCCATGAAGCGCTTTGGACCTGCTCCGGGTGTCCCACACCGCCACACCAAGCCTTACGTGCTATCCAAGGGGAAGAAGATTGAGAGGGCTCGCGGGAAGAGAAACGGCAGGGGCTTCCAGGTGTAA
- the LOC116190351 gene encoding uncharacterized protein LOC116190351: protein MDFRRLLFLLLVISASTDSSAAASFPSAYEVLQQFEFPVGLLPEGITAYDLDTGTGSFSAQLNATCSFELENKYTIRYEPIIEGVIMTGRIEDLKGVSVRVLSMVWLSVVRVVRAGPNIKFSVGVASAGFPVENFEECPRCGCGLDCEKEKGSSSS, encoded by the coding sequence ATGGATTTCCGTcgtctcctcttcctcctcctcgtcaTCTCCGCATCCACCGACTCTTCCGCCGCCGCATCTTTTCCGTCTGCCTATGAGGTCCTCCAGCAGTTCGAGTTCCCAGTGGGCCTCCTGCCCGAGGGGATCACAGCATACGACCTGGATACCGGGACGGGCAGTTTCTCGGCCCAGCTGAACGCCACGTGCAGCTTCGAGCTCGAGAACAAGTACACGATCCGGTATGAGCCCATCATCGAGGGCGTGATCATGACAGGGAGGATCGAGGACCTGAAGGGTGTGAGCGTCAGGGTCCTGAGCATGGTGTGGCTCAGCGTGGTGCGTGTGGTCAGGGCAGGGCCAAACATTAAGTTCTCAGTTGGGGTCGCCTCGGCAGGGTTTCCCGTGGAGAACTTTGAGGAATGCCCGAGGTGCGGATGCGGGTTAGACtgtgaaaaggaaaaggggtCTTCTTCATCGTAG
- the LOC116190355 gene encoding uncharacterized protein LOC116190355, with translation MSTKRMAFGSLCLFVLLLSPVAAAGGGGRPLVYEALQGFNFPEGLLPKGATGYELDEDTGRFRAYLNGSCSFSLEGSYQLKYKSTINGYISQNKLTKLSGIRVKVLFVWLNIVEVVRRGDELEFSVGIASASFSIDNFYECPQCGCGFDCLSGQTSKLRTNLFASS, from the exons ATGTCGACGAAGCGTATGGCTTTCGGCAGTCTCTGCCTCTTCGTTCTCCTTCTGTCACCGGTAGCAGCAGCCGGCGGCGGTGGCCGGCCTTTGGTTTACGAGGCCCTGCAGGGCTTCAACTTCCCGGAGGGCCTCCTCCCAAAGGGAGCCACGGGGTACGAGCTCGACGAGGACACGGGACGGTTCCGAGCCTACCTCAATGGGTCCTGCAGCTTCTCCCTTGAGGGCTCGTACCAGTTGAAGTACAAGTCCACGATCAACGG GTACATATCGCAGAACAAGCTCACAAAGCTGAGCGGGATTCGTGTGAAGGTGCTGTTCGTGTGGCTGAACATAGTGGAGGTAGTTAGGAGAGGGGATGAGCTCGAGTTCTCAGTGGGCATCGCATCGGCTTCTTTCTCAATTGATAACTTCTACGAGTGCCCGCAGTGCGGGTGTGGATTTGATTGCTTGAGTGGCCAAACGAGCAAGCTCAGGACAAACCTTTTTGCTTCTTCATGA